The Stieleria maiorica genome includes the window TGGCACTCAAGTCACCGCGCAGTCGATGTCCTTGGAGCGTTCCGTTTTCCAACTGCGCGTTCAACCGATTCTCCGTGATTGCGAAGCGATTCAGATCATCAATAGTGACGGCCATCCGTGTCGCCGTGGTCGTTGGTTGTGAACGTTATAGGCGACGTTAACAGCAGAGCAACCCAGGTCCGGAAAACCTGCCGGGGAGCAAGGGGCGACGCCGACCCGATGTCGAATAGACACTCAGCGTGTCAATCCAACGTCGATGGGCTGGAAACCGATCCGACATTTCCCTGCGACCGGAAAGGTACACTTTTCCTCGCGACAATTCCGTTGCGCGGGGCTCTCAGTAGGTATGACCACCCAAAACCAGCTCCCAACGACCTACATCGCTCCGCTGTTGATGGCAACCAGCCTGCTGGTCGGCTGGTTCATCCCCGATTTCTACGATTGGTCGGGGGCGGATCAAAGCCGACCGGCGCCCGTCATCGGATGGACCGCTTTGGGGATGCTGGTCACGTCGATCGGCGTTTGGATAGCATTGCCGTGGATCCCGTTTCGCCCCCACCCGCGGCAGGACGATCAAATCGCGTTGACACGATTCACCCTCCGGACGTTGGCGGGAATCACAGCGGTCGCGGCGGTGGTGTCAGCGGGGATCATGACGTTTCCTTTGCTGACCGGATATACCGTTTGGGGCTTGGTTTGGGTGTTCGCGGTGTGGGGCTGGACGCGTGATCGTCTGCCTCGTCTTCCCGCCGTTGCACTGCTCGCATGCATGCATTTTCCATTCGCCTGGGTCATCCGTGGCGGGTTACCCGGTATCGGGGACGGTCTGGCGACGCTGGTTGCGGGATTGCCGGGGTTCTTCGTCACTCTTTTTGCTGGGCGGTTTCTGATCGGCCAACACATCCAGGAACTTGCCTGGCTGTCGATCCTGATCTCCGCCTCGGAGCTCGCCGTCGGACTGTGGATCATTCGATTGGGACCGAAACGCGGAATCGCCTATTGTGTCCTTGTCCTCTTGATCTCCGTCTATGGATCGTTCACGCTCAACATGCTGGTGCGGATCTGATCGTTTAACAAGCGAACGGCTAATAATCGTCTTACACTTACGTTTCTATGCGGATCGTTTCCCTTCTTCCCAGCGCGACCGAAATCATTTGTGCGATCGGCTTGCGTGATCAGCTCGTCGGCGTCTCCCACGAATGTGATTATCCGGCGTCGGTGTCCGAACTGCCCAAAGTAACGCGAACGATCATCCCCGACGACGTTTCGAGCGGCCAAATCGACGCGTTGGTGCGCGAGCAAGTCAGAACGCAACAGGCACTTTACCGATTGGATGTGCCATTGGTGCGTTCGCTGGAGCCGGATTTGATCGTGACGCAAGCACTGTGTAATGTATGCGCCGTTTCGAAGCACGATGTCGACCAGGCATTGTGCTCGCTTGCAAACCGTGCCCAGGTCATCAATCTGGAACCCACCTGTTTGGGCGACGTTTTCGACTGTATCGGTCGAGTTGCCGCGGCGGCAGGTTGCGAGTCCGACGGGGCGACGTGCGTCGATCGATTGAAAACGCGCGTCCAAGCCGTGGCCGACCGTTCGCAAAACATCCGGCGTCAACCTGCGGTGATGCTGCTGGAATGGATCGACCCGCCGTTCAGCGCCGGGCACTGGAACCCCGAACTGGTGGCACTGGCCGGCGGACGCCCCGTCATTGGCGCTGCGGGCGAGCGATCGCAGTCGGTGGACTGGGATCGCGTCGTCCAGGCTGATCCGGACGTGATCTTCATCGCCTGTTGCGGATTCGACGTGCGGCGCACGCTGGACGATCTGCCCCGCCTGCAATCCTATCCCCATTGGCGGACGTTGCGATGTGTCCGGGCGGGGCGTGTCTATGTGGTCGACGGTTCGGCGTATTTCAATCGTCCCGGCCCGCGTTTGGTGGACAGCCTGGAAATCCTCTCACACACGCTGCATCCGGAAGTTCATCCGCGGGACGGCGGATTGCCCGAAGCCTCGCGGGTGCTTCCAATTGCCGGCCGCGCGGACGGGTAACGACAGACCGCCGGCGGATCGACTATCCTGGTGCCGGGCCAAGCAGGTTGTCACCGTGACAATCCTGCCCTTTCGTTTGCACCAGCCATTTGAGTACCGAAGTGTCGCGACGTTTTCTTCAATCAACGATCGTCCAGGGAACCCTTGTTTGCATGTTTGCGGCGGTCGGATTCGCCGATGGCGGGGCGATCGACCCCGCCCAAGAAGCGTGGTACAAGAAATACAAGTCACAGCAAAACGCGCCGAAACCGGATGAAATGCTGCTGAACACCGACCCGGAGCCGGATTTGTCCGAGGGATTTGTCGACCTGTTCAACGGCGAAGACCTGATGGGTTGGACGCCCAAGGGTGGCACCTGCAAGTACGAAGTGAAAGACGGTGCGCTGGTAGGGACGGTGACCCCAGGGTCCAACAGTACCTACCTGAGCACCGACAAAACAGATTTCAAGGACTTCGTTTTCACCTGCGAGATGAAATGGGAAGTCGACGGCAACTCGGGCGTCATGTTCCGCGCTCAAACCAAACCCGGAAAAAACGGCGAGACCGTTTTCGGGCCGCAAGCCGAGATGGAGGGGATCAGCGGTGATCGCTACTGGAACGGGGGAATCTACGGCCAAAGCTGTGGCGGCTATTTTTATCCCGTCTGGCTGAAGGAACACAAACAAGCCCGTGCGGCGCTGGACCGAGAGGGGTGGAATCGATTGACGATTTCCGCCCAAGGCAATGTGATCAAAACCTGGGTCAACGGCGTCCCGGTCGCTCACTGGGTGGATGACGGAACCTATTCCGAAGGTTTCTTTGGCCTGCAAATCCACAAGGGAGCCAAAGGCATCGTGCACTGGCGTGGCATCCGGGTCAAAGAGCTCTAACGAGTGTCGGCGTCCGATCTTGGATCGCCTCACGACGATTGCATCGCCCGCTGCTGTTCGGCCAGACGATCGTACTCGGCCTCGGCTTCGCTGGGCCGCATCGATCGGATCTCGTGAAACGTCGCCGGCATCTCGATGTGTTGCCACCACTGATCCAGTGGGACACGCCATGGCGTCGGCGGCAGCGGCCCCGGATCTTGAATCACCCAATCGTCATCAAACCAGCCGCGCGCGGCTTGCGTTAAATCGACGCTAGGATCGACCAACGGCGTCGCGGGACGGCCGTTCAGCGAAACCAGATGCAACGCAAAGACCTTGCATCCCGGTTGTCCCATCGATGCGACAAGCTCCTGGAGCTTGACCGCCGCTTGACGAACCAGTTCCGGGTCTCGCGGTGCACGCATCAGTTGATTAGGCGTCATCACAATCTTTGCCGGCACGATCAAGTAATCGTCCTGGGTCTGGATTCTGTACCAAAGCAAACAGTCTTTGTGACGCAGCATCATCCGCCACGCAAATCGCTGGCCCCGTTCATTCCAACTCGGGTTTCCCGGCAACACCCAGGGTCGGACCGGCAATAGCAATTGAACCGTGACATAGGCGACCGACAGCGCGATTGCCAAGCGATGCAGTCGGGACGCAGGCGGACACCACGTTGATTCGATGGCGGCTCCGCTGTCTGGCGTCATTCCACTCACAGCGCCGATCCGCCGCAACACGTTGGGGACGAACGAAACCGGAAAGAACACGAACAGCGTAGCCAACATGAACCAGGGGAACACACCGATTTGAAAGATCGTTGCGTTGGTCAGGTGGAAAACCAAAGCGGCGGCGATTGCGATCACCCGCGTTCGTTTCCACATCAATGCCGGGACGATCAACACGTCAAACAGCAATCCCCCCCAAGCCATCACAAACGGGGCGCCCGGCAATGTGAATAAGGGGCCGATCCAAGCCGTGTCGACGCGTGAAGTGACAAACAATCCAGCGGGTTGCCCGGCGATCCAGTCGGAATCCAGCTTAGCGATCCCTCCAAACACATAGGGAAGCCCCAGTTGAAAGCGGACAAGCCACCATTGCCACAGCCGCATGTTGGAATCACCGCGGGATCCGCGAAACAGCAACTGATCCAACGACAGCGTGCGACCGCAGGGCAAGAAACAGCACAACATCGCGGTGCAGGCCAACAGGTAGTCGTGGTTGTTGTAAATCTGGCGTTCGACCAACAACACATACGCCATCGTCGCGGCCAGGATCGCAGCGTTGACCCGCGTCAGAAAGCCAACCGCAAAGGCGAGTGCGGAGATGCGTGCGGCTTGAAAATGCCACCAAATCCCATCGCCGGGCCACAGCGTCACCCACTCAAACCACGCGTACTTGAACAAGACGGTGGGGCTGACAAACAGGATGTGCCAACGGTCTTCTGCGAGGTAGTCGGACGCCCAGAACCAGAACGTCACGCCGAGGATGAAACGCAAAACGGCCAGCGGACTTGCATCCACTGGCCGCATCCAATCGAAACGGCGGTGCGAATCGGACGACATTGCCGAACGATTCAATTGAGCAACGAATCCAAGCCGGCATCCGCCGGGGCGGCGGGCGGCGCTGCAGCCGGTGGCGCTGCGGCAGGCGGTCCAGCCTCGGCTTCGTTCCCGGGGTCAGCAGCTTCCAAGGGGTTTCCGAAGCGGAACACGGGCGCGCCCGATGTGGCCCGTTTCTGGACGGCCTTTCCCGAAGCGAGCGATTCGAGCGTCGCAACCTGTTCTTCGAGCGCGGTGACATACTTTCGACGCGTGTCCAGGGTGGGCTCGTTCAGTTGGCTGGTCAGATCGAACAATGCGGTCAGCCATTTCTTGGTTGCGTCGCGAGCGTCGGCCGGTGTCGAAGCCAACAGCCCGCTACTGGCCTGCAACGATTCGACATCCTCAACCACTTTTCCTTGCCCGGTGACGCCCAGCAAGACCTGTTGCAGGACGTGATTGAGCTTCTTGCGGCTGGCGACGATTTCAGCGGGCTGAGGTTTAGCAGCCATCGGACGCATTCCCATGCCCATCATGCTCATCATGCTATCCATCTCCATCCCGCCCATTTCGCCCATTTCCATCTCCATATCCATTTCCATCCCGTACATGTCATCCATTCCCATCATGGATTCACCCCGCATCCCTGGAGCGACCGGCGCCTTTTCTTTCGTCTCCTTCAGGAACGTCTCCGGGGCGGGTGGCTGGCTGATGCGGGTGTTCGAGTTCTTCTCCAACTGGCCGAGCCGGTCGAGTTCGGACTTGTAGGCCGCCAGAACTCGTTTCGCCCATTGTTTCAGCACTTCGTTCGTCTCCACTTCGCCTTCGGCCATCTTGCCGGGCAATCGGGCGATCGCCGCGGCCGAGTGGAGCGCGATCAAGTTCGGGTTGTCTTCGTCGGTGCTGATGCTGACGAGTTGTTTGCCGAGTGTCGCGTCGGTGCTGAGGTTGGTCAGGATGCTGACGGCGTAACGTTGCAGGAACGCATGTGCCAATTCGTCGCGCCCGGTGGGCGGATCTGACTCAAGTAGCTGCGTCATCGATTGCGTCAGTTCGTCCTTGACCGCCACGATCGCCGAATCATCGGCTGCGGAATAACGGACAAAGCGTTCGATCCCTTGCAAGGCGGCCGCGCGGACCCCATCCGGGTTGTTCGCATCGTCATAAATCTTCTTCATGTCATTCAGGACGAACGAATACGGGCGGGGGACGCCGCCTCGTTGTAACGGTGGTCGGGTTAGTCCGGCAATAAACTGAATCGCATTGATCCGCGCCGCAGGCTGGTAGTTGCCCTCCGCGACGGGTTTCAGCCCGGCATACAGCCAGCGCATCACGTTGCCGGCTCCCGGTGTCTGTGACCGCACCGCACTCTCCATGACCGCACGCGCGTGTCCCATCACGTCATTGATTTGGTGCGTGGCGTTGGGCTGCGTGATTTTCGCCGGGACATATTGTTGAAAGTAGCGTTGAACGACGGCCAGCTTGTTCGCCGGAAAATTGCTCAGATCGCGCGACGTCCCGTACGTTCGCGCTTCGCGCTGGACGGTGTTCAGGTTCTCGTCGATCAATTGTTCGACTTGCAGCACGTCGTATTTGGCCGCTTGGCCCGACGCGGTGCTCGCCAGCATGGCCGCAGCGGCTAGCACGATGAACAACGCCAACCCGCCGAAACCGAGGCGTTTGTGGCGCTGGTCAGTCTCTGCAAGCGTCGCCGCGACGACGCGAAGCTGCACCAATGTGGGGGTGTGACGTTGAGTTCGTGTCATGACGAATCCGTTGTGATGGGTTGAACGGGCGGAGTCGGAGAAGAGAAAAGGGGCGCAGGCAGAGGGGCATCCGGCCGAAGGCAAGTCTGCTTTTACTCCGCGTCGCGTCATTATCCCATGCTAAAACGAAGCTCGTCAAACAAAATTAGGCAGCAATTGGAACAGCCGATGCCGAATTTGGCGAATTTCGCGGTCATCGCCCGCTCGCTCCACCGCCTGTTGATCAATTCGTTCTAGATCAACGAACAGGACAGTACGAGCCCGAAACGCAGCGAGTGGATCCTCATCGCCCCTTGCTCGCGCGCCTCGAAAATCAACAGGCCGTCCATCTGCAATACCCCCTGCTCGATTTGAACGAGCGTTTCCAGGCGGAAAGCCTGATGTCCTAGGCCAACTAGACGAAGGGGGCGCTGACGAGCCGTGTAATATACTTGTCGCTCAGATCCTTGCCATCGGAGGTTCACGCAAACCCTCCGGCCGAGGTGTTATTGCGGCCGCCGCAACAGCAAATCGCTAAAAAATGGCCTTTTGCCGGTTTCCGCCCCATTAATTGGCGCGCACTGTGCCACTGCCTCACGTTAAACTGTAGTTCAGTGGAGTGGGCGACGATGTTGATGTGGGACAGAAGGAGGGGGAGACAACGCACGCTGCCGCATCCACGTGAGGCTACCTCTTCACCCCAATTCTTTTCTCCGAAGGTGGCAATCGAGATGTCAACGCAATGGTTTTATATGGCGAGCGGTTGGATCCGTAAGGCTCGACGTATCGGCCCCATCTCCGAAGCCGACCTGTTGAATCGAATTGACAAAGGTCAGATTGATCCCGGAACACTTGTCCAGAGCAGCAAGACACGCAACAAGTGGATCCCGATGAACAAAGTCGGACCCGCGATGGAGCGTTGGCGACGCAGCCATCCGGAAGAGTCAGACAAAAAAACGGCTCGGCAATGACCAGGGGATGCCGAACGCAACGCGTTGTGGCGTGACGCGAGGATTCGATCCGCGCCGACCGGATCATAACCGCTTGCAGACACGGCGGGCTAAGATCGATCAACCGCTGGCCAGTTCCGCTACCATATTGGGGTCCAGCAAATTGCTCTCGTCGTTTACTTGATCCCAGATACTTCGTCCCAGAGTGACAGTCGTTTGGCCGGTCGTCCCCAACCCGCAGACTATGCCGCCATTGGCGTCGGCCCCGTGTTGATCTTCTTGATGATCAGCAGCCTTGCAAACTTCTTTGTCTCGCTGTTCTATGACGGTCATTTTTCGGATCGAATCTACTACCTGATCCTGATGTACACGATGGGATCGGTCGCACTGGCCCGCCTGGTGATCGAAGAAGACCGAGCGTATTCGGCAGGCTACGCGATCGCACTTGGCGCCGCGATGGTGTTTGTCATGAGCGGCTTCACCGGTTCGGTTTTTTTTACGCTCGGGCTGGTCCTGCTGATCGGTTATCTCGCCGACCGGATCGTGCACGATTGCACCGTCATTGATGAATCGGTCGATGCCAGCGGAGAAGGGTTGATCGATCGTGGTTTGGACGAAGCAAGCGGATTGTCACGACGTGTCCGCGACAATACAGATTCCGACGACGCCCCTGTGTCCGAGAAGGAAAGACGGCGCCGGAAATCGCACCAACCCGGAAGGACGGTGTTTCTGTTGGCGCTCGCTGCATTGCCCCTGTTCGGACTCGGTCAATTCATGCTGCAGGACCGCCCCCAAGTCTGGGCAAGGGCGCAGCTGATGCTGGGGCTGTACCTGTTCTCCAGCCTTTCGCTGCTCGTGACCACCAGCTTCCTGAATCTCCGTCGCTATCTCCGTCAACGTGACGTCGATATGCCGGGCGATGTCACCGTTGCTTGGTTGGCCGGCGGCGTTGCCCTGATCGCCGCACTGTTGATGCTCGCATTCCTCGCCCCGGTGCCGGGAGCCGCGATTGCGAATCTGCCCGTGCCAAAGTTCCTGAAAACAGACCCCAAGACCGCCAGCAGCGCCGGTTGGGGGAAAGAAGCAGCGGAGAAGTCGCAGAGTGACGCCGACGCCGAAACCAGCCGCGATCCGTCTCCACAGGGAAAGGACCAAAAGGGGGCCGGAGTCAATCAGAATCGACCCAGCGGAGAGCCGGCAGGCGAGCAATCCGGCCAACAGCAATCCGGCCAACAGCAATCCGGCCAACAGCAATCCGGCCAACAGCAATCCGGCCAGCAACAATCACCCGATCAAGACACGCAATCCCAATCGAGTGAATCGTCCAAAGGCGACCAACGCACGATTGAAGGTGACGAAACGATTTCGGGTGAACGCTACGAATCGTCAGCGGATCGTCAGGGACGCGAGGACGAATCACGGCGCGATGATCAACCCGAATCGGCGGACGACGCGGCATCTGCCGACAACGCGGAAACTTCCGATGCGTCCGACAGTTCTAGTTCTTCATCCAGCAGTTCGATTCCTTCGCTGCCGAATGTTCTGCCCGCGATCGGCGGTCTGCTTCGGTTGTTTCTGATCCTCGGGCTTCTCGCGATCATTGCGTTTTATCTGTATCAAATGCGCGAGCGTCTGGCGCTGTGGTGGCAATCACTCTTCGGACCTCGGGCCGACGATCCGATCGCCGATGACTCGCGGGGGTTGGCGGGGCTTGATGGAGTGCCGCTGAGACCGTTTTCATCGTTTCGCAATCCGATCGGGCACGAAAAGGATCCGCGTCGTGTGGTGGTGATCACCTGCCAAGCGTTCGAG containing:
- a CDS encoding cobalamin-binding protein — its product is MRIVSLLPSATEIICAIGLRDQLVGVSHECDYPASVSELPKVTRTIIPDDVSSGQIDALVREQVRTQQALYRLDVPLVRSLEPDLIVTQALCNVCAVSKHDVDQALCSLANRAQVINLEPTCLGDVFDCIGRVAAAAGCESDGATCVDRLKTRVQAVADRSQNIRRQPAVMLLEWIDPPFSAGHWNPELVALAGGRPVIGAAGERSQSVDWDRVVQADPDVIFIACCGFDVRRTLDDLPRLQSYPHWRTLRCVRAGRVYVVDGSAYFNRPGPRLVDSLEILSHTLHPEVHPRDGGLPEASRVLPIAGRADG
- a CDS encoding 3-keto-disaccharide hydrolase; protein product: MSRRFLQSTIVQGTLVCMFAAVGFADGGAIDPAQEAWYKKYKSQQNAPKPDEMLLNTDPEPDLSEGFVDLFNGEDLMGWTPKGGTCKYEVKDGALVGTVTPGSNSTYLSTDKTDFKDFVFTCEMKWEVDGNSGVMFRAQTKPGKNGETVFGPQAEMEGISGDRYWNGGIYGQSCGGYFYPVWLKEHKQARAALDREGWNRLTISAQGNVIKTWVNGVPVAHWVDDGTYSEGFFGLQIHKGAKGIVHWRGIRVKEL
- a CDS encoding DUF4129 domain-containing protein codes for the protein MAGRPQPADYAAIGVGPVLIFLMISSLANFFVSLFYDGHFSDRIYYLILMYTMGSVALARLVIEEDRAYSAGYAIALGAAMVFVMSGFTGSVFFTLGLVLLIGYLADRIVHDCTVIDESVDASGEGLIDRGLDEASGLSRRVRDNTDSDDAPVSEKERRRRKSHQPGRTVFLLALAALPLFGLGQFMLQDRPQVWARAQLMLGLYLFSSLSLLVTTSFLNLRRYLRQRDVDMPGDVTVAWLAGGVALIAALLMLAFLAPVPGAAIANLPVPKFLKTDPKTASSAGWGKEAAEKSQSDADAETSRDPSPQGKDQKGAGVNQNRPSGEPAGEQSGQQQSGQQQSGQQQSGQQQSGQQQSPDQDTQSQSSESSKGDQRTIEGDETISGERYESSADRQGREDESRRDDQPESADDAASADNAETSDASDSSSSSSSSSIPSLPNVLPAIGGLLRLFLILGLLAIIAFYLYQMRERLALWWQSLFGPRADDPIADDSRGLAGLDGVPLRPFSSFRNPIGHEKDPRRVVVITCQAFEAWARERGFQRNRDETFSEFGLRIRRATKQRHDALELFGRIDGATIRLASAYDRIVYGRGMARQSDLDAADAIWKHMTHVPSRDPAGV
- a CDS encoding DUF4339 domain-containing protein, with the translated sequence MSTQWFYMASGWIRKARRIGPISEADLLNRIDKGQIDPGTLVQSSKTRNKWIPMNKVGPAMERWRRSHPEESDKKTARQ
- a CDS encoding HTTM domain-containing protein, whose protein sequence is MSSDSHRRFDWMRPVDASPLAVLRFILGVTFWFWASDYLAEDRWHILFVSPTVLFKYAWFEWVTLWPGDGIWWHFQAARISALAFAVGFLTRVNAAILAATMAYVLLVERQIYNNHDYLLACTAMLCCFLPCGRTLSLDQLLFRGSRGDSNMRLWQWWLVRFQLGLPYVFGGIAKLDSDWIAGQPAGLFVTSRVDTAWIGPLFTLPGAPFVMAWGGLLFDVLIVPALMWKRTRVIAIAAALVFHLTNATIFQIGVFPWFMLATLFVFFPVSFVPNVLRRIGAVSGMTPDSGAAIESTWCPPASRLHRLAIALSVAYVTVQLLLPVRPWVLPGNPSWNERGQRFAWRMMLRHKDCLLWYRIQTQDDYLIVPAKIVMTPNQLMRAPRDPELVRQAAVKLQELVASMGQPGCKVFALHLVSLNGRPATPLVDPSVDLTQAARGWFDDDWVIQDPGPLPPTPWRVPLDQWWQHIEMPATFHEIRSMRPSEAEAEYDRLAEQQRAMQSS